The following are from one region of the Bacteroidota bacterium genome:
- a CDS encoding energy transducer TonB has protein sequence MKQQGIYSKGWCDQLFENKNKAYGAYELRTNAAARTVKGMLAAYGLIATAIIMAFAWQYFNPVTNVQDKFVSIPHIMEDIFIAPKEELATPKQEQAAAPAPAPKENLQPLIVADDSLNADDDDLAKLNLDDKSVNTSGSTGKGTDSLAIIDNSGGKGIDSTDVGNNTNHRVVQNMPEYPGGYEAMLQFIQSKVKYPRHLLEIGAEGTVYMSFVVRKDGTINGIEVLRGVAGAADFEKEAARLIGIMPKWKPGIQNGQSVNVIMNLPIAFKTK, from the coding sequence ATGAAACAACAAGGCATTTATTCGAAAGGCTGGTGTGACCAACTTTTCGAAAACAAGAACAAAGCATACGGAGCATATGAGTTGCGCACAAATGCAGCTGCGCGCACGGTAAAAGGGATGTTAGCTGCTTATGGATTGATAGCTACTGCAATTATTATGGCATTTGCATGGCAATATTTTAATCCGGTTACCAATGTGCAAGATAAATTTGTAAGCATTCCGCATATTATGGAAGACATTTTTATAGCGCCAAAGGAGGAGTTGGCAACGCCTAAACAAGAACAAGCTGCTGCGCCTGCACCAGCACCCAAAGAAAATTTACAACCTTTGATTGTTGCAGACGATTCGCTCAATGCAGATGACGATGATCTGGCAAAGCTAAATCTGGACGACAAGTCTGTTAATACGAGCGGCTCAACGGGCAAGGGTACTGATAGTCTTGCAATTATTGATAATAGCGGAGGCAAGGGTATAGACTCAACAGATGTTGGCAACAATACCAATCATCGTGTTGTACAGAATATGCCGGAGTATCCCGGAGGATATGAAGCTATGTTGCAGTTTATTCAGAGCAAGGTAAAGTACCCACGCCACCTGCTTGAGATAGGTGCAGAAGGAACTGTGTATATGAGTTTTGTGGTACGAAAAGACGGAACCATTAATGGCATTGAAGTTTTAAGAGGGGTAGCAGGAGCAGCTGATTTTGAAAAGGAAGCTGCACGATTAATTGGCATCATGCCTAAATGGAAACCAGGAATTCAGAACGGGCAAAGTGTTAATGTAATTATGAACTTACCCATTGCATTTAAAACAAAATAA
- a CDS encoding 2-oxoacid:ferredoxin oxidoreductase subunit beta: protein MSSKPNSLTTFTSKELVTDQDVRWCPGCGDYSILKQAQTVIPELGIPRENIVFISGIGCSSRFPYYMETYGMHSIHGRAMAFASGIKSTRPELSIWVVTGDGDAMSIGGNHFIHMMRRNFNLNILLFNNQIYGLTKGQYSPTSEEGKITKSTPYGSLDHPFNPIALAMGADATFVARSMDRDPVHLKDMLRKAHAHKGASFVEIYQNCNVFNDGTFEIFTEKSSKKQETLMIEHGKPLVFGATSEKGIKLDGFTPTIVDIGDSVSVDDLWVHDETDRVKAGIISRFFDNPMTDGHFPRPFGIFWRENRKCYEDDLNQQIQDVITKKGNGKLDDLLRGRDVWEIKA, encoded by the coding sequence ATGTCAAGCAAGCCAAATTCGTTAACGACCTTTACGTCAAAAGAATTAGTAACCGATCAGGATGTGCGCTGGTGTCCGGGGTGTGGAGATTACTCCATTTTAAAACAGGCACAAACTGTTATTCCTGAATTAGGAATACCACGCGAGAATATTGTATTTATATCCGGTATAGGATGTTCATCGCGCTTTCCCTATTATATGGAAACATATGGCATGCACAGCATACATGGCCGTGCTATGGCATTTGCCAGTGGAATTAAAAGTACCCGGCCAGAATTAAGCATATGGGTAGTAACAGGCGATGGCGATGCCATGTCGATTGGCGGCAACCATTTTATACATATGATGCGCAGAAATTTTAATCTGAATATTCTGTTATTCAATAATCAGATTTATGGATTAACCAAAGGGCAGTATTCACCAACTAGCGAAGAGGGCAAAATCACAAAGTCGACACCTTATGGCTCACTCGATCATCCTTTTAATCCAATAGCACTTGCTATGGGCGCTGATGCCACCTTTGTAGCACGCAGTATGGATCGCGATCCGGTACATTTGAAAGATATGCTTCGCAAAGCACATGCTCATAAGGGCGCCTCGTTTGTCGAGATTTATCAAAACTGCAATGTTTTTAACGATGGTACATTTGAAATTTTTACCGAAAAATCTTCGAAGAAGCAAGAGACCTTAATGATAGAACATGGCAAACCACTTGTGTTTGGCGCTACTAGTGAAAAGGGAATCAAGCTTGATGGATTTACACCAACCATTGTTGATATTGGTGACAGCGTTAGTGTTGACGATTTATGGGTGCATGATGAAACCGACCGTGTAAAGGCGGGAATCATTTCTCGCTTTTTTGATAATCCAATGACTGACGGACATTTTCCACGTCCATTTGGAATTTTCTGGCGCGAAAACCGCAAGTGCTACGAAGATGATTTGAATCAACAAATACAAGATGTGATAACTAAAAAAGGGAATGGCAAACTAGATGACTTGCTGCGTGGCAGGGATGTTTGGGAAATCAAAGCCTAA
- a CDS encoding T9SS type A sorting domain-containing protein: MASIENFSLGELLTTSDSGKTWTHHVMNGTNVGNLGGIAIMNDSVLFTGDQHLPGMAISKDGGNTSLTGNLFISIDRIHALDSTNLIGSGRTIYKFHPDTMLASIPSTPNITHEFQLTVNNDELFLSMLLFRRTKVMMELFSADGKFSSQPIKNFYAHGDNIESINVSHLAQGAYFVVIRTNEGHFGKRFIIDRK, translated from the coding sequence GTGGCCTCGATCGAAAATTTTTCACTTGGCGAATTGCTTACTACTTCAGACAGTGGTAAAACCTGGACACATCATGTAATGAACGGAACTAATGTGGGTAATTTAGGAGGTATTGCTATTATGAACGACAGTGTGTTATTTACTGGCGATCAGCATTTGCCTGGCATGGCCATTAGCAAAGACGGAGGCAACACATCGTTAACCGGAAATTTGTTTATTAGTATCGATCGGATTCACGCACTTGATAGCACCAATTTAATAGGCAGTGGTCGCACCATTTATAAATTCCATCCCGATACCATGCTTGCAAGCATACCCTCAACTCCGAACATCACCCATGAGTTTCAACTTACTGTTAACAACGATGAGTTATTTTTATCTATGCTCTTGTTTCGAAGAACGAAGGTTATGATGGAACTATTTTCCGCTGATGGAAAATTTAGCTCACAACCGATAAAAAACTTTTATGCTCATGGAGATAATATCGAAAGCATTAACGTGAGTCACTTAGCACAAGGTGCCTATTTTGTTGTTATCAGAACGAACGAAGGACATTTTGGAAAGCGTTTCATAATTGACAGAAAATAA
- a CDS encoding pyridoxine 5'-phosphate synthase — protein sequence MTKLSVNINKLATLRNARGGNNPDLLKAAIDIESYGADGITVHPRPDERHIRYADVYELKKIVTTEFNIEGYPDDRFLQLVHDVKPHQVTLVPDAPDVLTSNNGWDVIANKKMLQSIITDLQKAGMRVSIFMNPDADMMEHAGNTGTNRVELYTEAYATHYAQRRELAIANYLNAAKVAFGHGLGINAGHDLDLHNLKYFAQHIPNLLEVSIGHALICDAIYYGLQNAVPMYKRLLQ from the coding sequence ATGACAAAGTTGAGTGTAAATATTAATAAGCTTGCCACCCTACGAAATGCTCGAGGTGGCAATAATCCTGATTTACTAAAAGCCGCTATAGACATAGAAAGTTACGGGGCTGATGGAATTACGGTTCATCCACGACCTGACGAGCGTCACATCCGTTATGCCGATGTGTATGAATTAAAAAAGATAGTAACCACTGAATTCAACATTGAAGGGTATCCTGACGACCGATTTTTACAATTAGTTCATGATGTTAAACCGCATCAGGTAACGCTGGTGCCCGATGCTCCTGATGTGCTAACAAGTAACAATGGTTGGGATGTTATCGCCAATAAAAAAATGTTGCAATCCATTATAACCGATTTGCAAAAAGCAGGTATGCGAGTGTCAATTTTCATGAACCCTGATGCAGACATGATGGAACATGCAGGAAATACCGGCACCAATCGTGTTGAGCTTTATACCGAAGCATATGCAACGCATTATGCACAAAGGCGAGAACTGGCAATAGCCAATTATCTGAACGCAGCAAAGGTAGCATTCGGGCATGGCTTGGGCATTAACGCAGGCCATGACCTTGACTTGCATAACCTAAAATATTTTGCACAGCATATTCCCAACTTACTCGAAGTCAGCATTGGGCATGCGTTAATTTGCGATGCTATTTACTACGGCCTGCAGAATGCAGTGCCTATGTATAAACGATTATTGCAGTAG
- a CDS encoding T9SS type A sorting domain-containing protein has product MKKNLTAMFLLLSFMIANSQGHVHESDPLNKTFITKTKRTANMQVQQQLRNAPSWQSFLSKHAGWGVTFNEDNALPQRAYGNAIHTGYTGAASEIAMQFMSNDLAAFSLPINELELRSSVSNTRFNYLHFIQRHKGLEVLWSDAYIKMLADNSIITFGLDVFSKISVDVSPKLSPAQIEVIAKKDMVYPVVNYTADASLYILPVPFVGSYEFKLVYKATVSTMSEYKVPSRYLTLIDAHSGQILYRANEVCHANMDVHVKGTYYPTHNYNPTQFLPLANMRVNVGGTNYNTDSIGYLGLSNTAAINATFYLEGLWSTTRTNSVVPQFTQQITPGVNNISFDNNSNDKEMSAYAAVNVVHDYCKSKFPNFTGMDFSLPTNIDVTGSCNAFYDGSSINFFDAGGGCNATSTVTDVVYHEYGHGINDKYYQSIGTSFGNGAMGEGYADIWALGITGSPVLGIGFFTNNAQGFVRRYDVNKKVYPQDLVGQVHADGEIIAGAWWDLGLYLNDLQLSVDIFKQTYDAGITGPNGSEGALYTDVLIEAITVDDNDGNLNNGTPHLNEILDAFADHGIYLIQNVNFAHTELKNNNGWAPITVDATLSYTSQFPWFGLKGVSGYYRLNNQTTWNQFPLANTGGNNYQGQIPGQPGGTLVAYYLVAEDSSGSAVSVLPFSANDTNANIPYYILVGYTQLSNEDFDNLQGNWTIGLPNDDATTGMWEVAVPIGTYTTSGALVQPDNQVTPGGIACAVTQADPGTGIGSFDIDGGVTTIISPVYDLTQYTNPAFSYYRWYVNDAGANPGKDFWDVSISNDGVNYVPIEYTNVSDNSWRRYAFRPLDYITASNNVTVKFVASDIPNPNLNPSGSLVEAALDELVIWDGPPLSVNEVNANAAIAVSPNPAQDVLSIRWQQDNAEPVTMTIYDVAGKVIRSMFITSTTGKNRQTIDIAALDAGMYQIVVSNEKIFGSKKFSVIH; this is encoded by the coding sequence ATGAAAAAAAATCTGACAGCAATGTTTTTGTTATTGTCGTTTATGATTGCCAATTCGCAAGGTCATGTGCATGAAAGCGACCCATTGAACAAAACATTTATCACGAAAACAAAACGCACTGCAAACATGCAAGTGCAGCAGCAATTGCGCAACGCGCCATCATGGCAATCTTTTTTGAGCAAGCATGCCGGTTGGGGTGTTACCTTCAATGAAGACAATGCTTTGCCACAACGTGCCTATGGCAATGCCATACATACCGGTTATACCGGTGCGGCTTCAGAAATAGCTATGCAGTTTATGTCAAATGACCTTGCTGCTTTTTCATTACCAATTAATGAACTCGAATTACGAAGTTCGGTATCTAATACCAGATTTAACTATCTGCATTTTATACAGCGTCATAAGGGATTAGAAGTGTTATGGAGCGATGCCTATATTAAAATGCTTGCCGATAACAGCATTATTACTTTTGGTTTGGATGTATTTTCAAAAATAAGTGTTGATGTTTCACCTAAACTATCGCCTGCTCAAATTGAAGTAATTGCAAAAAAAGATATGGTTTACCCCGTAGTTAACTATACTGCCGATGCCTCTCTATATATACTTCCTGTTCCTTTTGTAGGTTCTTACGAATTTAAATTAGTTTATAAGGCAACCGTTTCAACTATGAGTGAATACAAAGTGCCTTCGAGATATCTAACGCTTATTGATGCACATAGTGGTCAAATCCTTTACCGTGCCAATGAAGTATGTCATGCAAACATGGATGTTCATGTAAAGGGCACCTATTATCCAACTCATAATTATAATCCAACTCAATTTTTGCCATTAGCCAATATGCGTGTCAATGTAGGAGGAACAAATTACAATACCGATTCAATAGGATATTTAGGCCTTAGCAACACTGCAGCTATAAATGCAACATTTTATTTAGAAGGGTTGTGGAGCACCACAAGAACCAACAGTGTTGTGCCTCAATTTACACAACAAATTACTCCGGGTGTAAATAATATTAGTTTTGATAATAATTCAAATGATAAGGAAATGTCGGCCTATGCAGCCGTGAATGTCGTACACGATTATTGTAAAAGCAAGTTTCCGAATTTTACAGGTATGGATTTTTCTTTGCCAACCAATATTGATGTTACTGGTTCGTGTAATGCTTTTTATGATGGGTCATCTATTAACTTTTTTGATGCAGGTGGTGGTTGTAATGCTACATCAACTGTAACCGATGTAGTTTATCATGAATACGGGCATGGCATAAACGATAAATATTATCAATCGATAGGCACCTCATTTGGTAATGGTGCTATGGGCGAAGGATATGCAGATATTTGGGCTTTAGGAATTACGGGCAGTCCTGTATTGGGAATTGGATTTTTTACAAATAATGCTCAAGGCTTTGTACGCAGGTATGATGTCAATAAGAAAGTTTATCCTCAGGATCTTGTTGGTCAGGTGCATGCAGATGGCGAAATTATAGCCGGTGCCTGGTGGGATCTTGGACTTTATTTAAACGATCTTCAATTGTCTGTAGATATATTTAAGCAAACCTATGATGCCGGTATTACCGGACCTAATGGCAGCGAAGGAGCACTGTATACCGATGTGCTTATTGAAGCAATTACCGTAGACGATAATGATGGAAATTTAAATAATGGAACGCCACACTTAAATGAAATTTTAGATGCATTTGCGGATCATGGAATATACTTAATTCAAAATGTAAATTTTGCACACACAGAATTAAAGAACAATAATGGATGGGCACCTATTACGGTAGATGCCACCTTGAGTTATACCTCGCAGTTTCCTTGGTTTGGCCTTAAAGGAGTAAGTGGATATTACCGCCTCAATAACCAAACTACATGGAATCAATTTCCATTGGCTAACACTGGTGGCAATAATTATCAGGGACAAATACCCGGACAGCCGGGTGGTACATTGGTAGCATACTATCTTGTAGCCGAAGATAGCAGTGGCAGTGCAGTGAGTGTATTGCCTTTCAGTGCCAACGATACCAATGCAAATATTCCTTATTATATTTTGGTAGGATATACACAGTTGAGTAACGAGGATTTTGACAACCTGCAAGGCAACTGGACCATAGGCCTTCCTAACGATGATGCCACAACAGGCATGTGGGAAGTAGCTGTACCTATTGGAACATATACTACAAGTGGTGCTCTGGTGCAGCCTGATAATCAGGTAACACCAGGAGGAATTGCATGTGCTGTAACACAAGCCGACCCGGGAACCGGCATTGGATCATTTGATATTGATGGTGGTGTTACCACCATTATTTCACCAGTATATGACCTTACACAATATACCAATCCGGCCTTTAGCTATTACCGCTGGTATGTGAATGATGCTGGTGCTAACCCCGGCAAGGATTTTTGGGATGTTAGCATTAGTAACGATGGCGTAAACTATGTACCCATTGAATACACCAATGTTTCAGACAACAGCTGGCGCAGATATGCTTTTAGACCGCTTGATTACATAACAGCAAGCAATAATGTTACTGTAAAATTTGTTGCCAGTGATATACCGAATCCAAATCTTAATCCGTCTGGAAGCTTAGTGGAGGCCGCCTTAGATGAACTGGTAATTTGGGATGGTCCACCACTTTCTGTAAACGAAGTAAACGCCAATGCTGCCATTGCAGTAAGCCCCAATCCAGCGCAAGATGTATTGTCTATCCGCTGGCAACAAGACAACGCAGAGCCTGTAACCATGACCATATACGATGTAGCAGGAAAAGTAATTCGCTCTATGTTTATTACCTCAACAACAGGAAAGAACAGGCAAACTATTGACATAGCGGCATTGGATGCAGGTATGTATCAGATAGTAGTAAGCAACGAGAAAATATTCGGCTCAAAGAAGTTTTCGGTGATTCATTAA
- a CDS encoding cytochrome-c peroxidase, translating into MRSKTIVYIFISMLCLAGCKVDPDLESDEIKVPIVYEHPEGFPQAVYDFVQNPVTTEKFLLGKKLFYDTRLSKDNTISCGECHQQHAGFAHSEHGVSHGINGLLGTRNAPPIFNLAYHAEFMWDGGINNLEVQPIGPITNPVEMDETIENVVAKLKVDATYREMFRSAFGTDEVNSQRMLRALSTFMVMITSAQSKFDLYKKGKETLTAAESDGYTIYKAKCSTCHSEPLMTDLTYRNNGLDSYFDKDPGRAKITFDLGDSGKFKVPSLRNIEVTGPYMHDGRFLTLDKVLTHYGNVKQSYTLDTLLTNGITLTQIEKENLTAFLLTLTDKNFLQNKLFNE; encoded by the coding sequence ATGCGCAGTAAAACAATAGTTTATATTTTTATTTCAATGCTTTGCCTTGCAGGTTGTAAGGTTGACCCGGATTTGGAATCAGATGAAATAAAAGTACCAATTGTATACGAACATCCGGAGGGATTTCCGCAAGCTGTATATGATTTTGTTCAAAATCCGGTTACTACCGAAAAATTTTTGCTGGGCAAAAAACTTTTTTATGATACACGCTTATCTAAAGATAACACTATCTCGTGTGGCGAGTGTCATCAGCAACATGCTGGTTTTGCGCATAGCGAGCACGGAGTGAGTCACGGCATTAACGGGCTTTTAGGCACACGCAATGCTCCTCCAATATTTAATCTGGCATATCATGCAGAGTTTATGTGGGATGGAGGAATAAATAATCTGGAAGTGCAACCTATAGGGCCCATTACCAATCCGGTTGAGATGGACGAAACCATCGAAAATGTTGTTGCTAAATTAAAAGTGGATGCCACCTATCGCGAAATGTTTCGCAGTGCCTTTGGCACTGACGAAGTCAATAGCCAAAGAATGTTGCGTGCTTTAAGCACGTTCATGGTGATGATAACTTCGGCACAATCGAAATTTGATTTATACAAAAAGGGAAAGGAAACACTTACTGCTGCCGAGTCAGATGGCTATACTATTTACAAAGCTAAATGCAGTACCTGTCATAGCGAACCATTGATGACCGATTTAACCTATCGCAACAATGGGCTAGATAGTTATTTTGATAAAGACCCGGGAAGAGCTAAAATAACTTTTGACCTTGGCGATAGCGGCAAGTTTAAAGTTCCTTCGCTTCGCAACATTGAAGTTACGGGCCCCTATATGCATGACGGTCGTTTTCTTACTCTTGACAAGGTTTTGACACACTACGGCAATGTAAAACAAAGTTACACGTTAGATACTTTGTTAACCAACGGTATAACACTTACTCAAATTGAAAAAGAAAATTTAACAGCATTTTTATTGACGTTAACCGATAAGAACTTTCTTCAAAACAAATTGTTCAACGAATAA
- the pdeM gene encoding ligase-associated DNA damage response endonuclease PdeM yields the protein MVEIFRQQHSFKYGDQYFTLLKEKCVLWQNTSTLILSDLHFGKTGHFRKSGIPISSAAAISDLHKLTTLITQHQAGRLIITGDMFHSHANADFIFFGAWKKSLPPLEIILIKGNHDIIDHSMYEQLEVNVYTHSYLESGIYFSHEAKGKGDCFSFSGHIHPAITIAGKAHQHLKLPCFYINQTHCLLPAFGNLTGGVSIKAEKGASIFAIGGDKILSL from the coding sequence ATGGTTGAAATTTTTCGACAGCAGCATTCATTCAAATACGGTGATCAGTATTTTACCTTGTTGAAAGAAAAGTGTGTGCTGTGGCAAAATACGAGTACTCTCATTTTATCGGATTTGCATTTTGGCAAGACCGGTCATTTCAGAAAGTCAGGAATCCCTATTAGTTCGGCAGCCGCTATAAGCGATTTGCACAAGCTTACAACTTTAATTACACAGCATCAAGCCGGCCGTTTAATAATTACCGGTGATATGTTTCATAGTCATGCTAACGCGGATTTTATTTTTTTTGGCGCATGGAAAAAATCTTTACCACCACTCGAAATAATTTTGATAAAGGGAAATCATGATATAATCGATCATAGTATGTATGAACAACTGGAAGTAAACGTATATACCCATAGTTATCTGGAATCAGGTATTTACTTCAGTCACGAAGCAAAAGGCAAAGGAGATTGCTTTAGTTTTTCGGGCCATATACATCCGGCCATTACCATTGCCGGTAAAGCACATCAACATTTGAAATTGCCTTGTTTTTATATCAACCAAACGCATTGCCTCTTGCCGGCCTTTGGCAACCTTACTGGAGGCGTTAGTATTAAAGCAGAAAAGGGTGCAAGCATTTTTGCTATTGGCGGTGATAAAATTTTGAGTTTATAA
- a CDS encoding GNAT family N-acetyltransferase, translating into MVLHVSSNIYLESLAQHQAIPLYDLANRNRAYLGKWLPWVEHMHDSSFISNFIKNSLQRYAQGTEEAFVIVFENKIVGRIGLYKIDTYNCACEIGYWIGEEFAGNGIVSDCTKALMQHAHNVYHIHRVEIRCATDNERSKKIPVRLGFALEGTLKDAEKMHGNYLNIEVYAYLQ; encoded by the coding sequence ATGGTTCTACATGTAAGCAGCAACATATATCTTGAAAGTTTAGCCCAGCATCAGGCCATACCATTATATGATTTGGCAAATAGGAATAGAGCATACCTTGGCAAATGGCTGCCATGGGTTGAACACATGCACGATTCAAGTTTTATTTCCAATTTTATAAAAAACTCCTTGCAACGATATGCACAAGGCACAGAAGAGGCATTTGTTATTGTTTTCGAAAATAAAATTGTTGGCAGGATTGGTTTATATAAAATTGACACCTACAACTGCGCTTGTGAGATTGGATACTGGATTGGAGAAGAGTTTGCAGGCAATGGAATTGTTTCCGATTGCACAAAGGCACTCATGCAACATGCGCATAACGTGTATCATATACACCGGGTAGAAATACGCTGCGCAACAGACAATGAGCGAAGCAAAAAAATTCCTGTTCGTTTGGGGTTTGCATTAGAAGGAACTTTAAAAGATGCAGAAAAAATGCACGGCAATTATCTTAATATCGAAGTTTATGCCTACTTACAATAG
- a CDS encoding 2-oxoacid:acceptor oxidoreductase subunit alpha, whose amino-acid sequence MDKQTQTLQQVIIKFAGDSGDGMQLTGTQFTNTTALFGNDLSTFPDFPAEIRAPQGTLAGVSGYQLHFGSVNIYTPGDSCDVLVTMNAAGLKANIKNVKKGGTIIANTDGFDPKNLRLAHIPEAENPIENGSLDGYKLIKIDVTKLTRSALEGSGLGTKEIDRSKNMFVLGFLYWMYNRDLTLSIKFLEEKFSKKPDILAANIKLLQAGYAYGETTETIETRFQVNPAPMKPGIYRNIMGNQALAIGLVAASEQSKLPLFYGTYPITPASDILHELSKYKNFGVRTFQAEDEIAAICSAIGASFGGALGITASSGPGIALKGEAMGLAVMLELPLVICNIQRGGPSTGLPTKTEQSDLLQAMYGRNGEAPMPVIAASTPADCFHVALEACRIAVEFMTPVMLLSDGYIANGAEPWQFPQQKDLPAINVSFLQEKNGDKFLPYKRDEKLSRPWAIPGTPGLEHRIGGLEKQHETGNISYDNENHEFMVKLRQSKVDKVADYIPLQKMDNGNEKGKLLVVGWGSTYGAIKSAVLQARAKGYDVSHAHIKYISPFPKNLGELFYNFEKILVPEMNTGQLIMMIRSKFLVPAVGLNKIKGIPFEAGEILNKIEEMIGQ is encoded by the coding sequence ATGGATAAGCAGACACAAACCCTTCAACAGGTAATTATCAAATTTGCAGGAGACAGTGGCGATGGTATGCAACTTACCGGCACACAATTTACAAATACGACTGCCTTGTTTGGAAATGACTTAAGTACATTTCCTGATTTTCCGGCAGAGATACGTGCACCTCAAGGAACATTAGCTGGTGTTTCGGGGTATCAGCTGCATTTTGGTTCGGTCAACATATACACTCCAGGTGACAGCTGCGATGTACTTGTAACCATGAATGCCGCAGGCCTAAAAGCAAATATAAAAAATGTAAAAAAAGGAGGCACCATCATTGCCAATACAGATGGCTTTGATCCAAAAAACCTACGATTGGCCCACATACCCGAAGCTGAAAATCCGATAGAAAATGGATCGCTGGATGGGTACAAGCTTATAAAAATTGATGTAACCAAACTTACCCGCAGTGCACTCGAAGGCAGCGGCCTTGGAACCAAAGAGATTGATCGCAGTAAAAATATGTTTGTGTTAGGATTCCTTTATTGGATGTATAACCGTGACCTTACCCTGTCGATAAAATTTCTTGAAGAAAAATTTTCAAAGAAGCCGGATATACTTGCCGCCAATATTAAGTTGTTGCAAGCAGGTTATGCATATGGTGAAACAACGGAGACTATCGAAACACGCTTTCAGGTAAATCCTGCGCCTATGAAGCCCGGCATTTACCGCAATATTATGGGCAATCAGGCATTGGCTATAGGTCTGGTAGCTGCAAGTGAGCAAAGTAAGCTGCCACTTTTTTATGGAACCTATCCTATAACTCCGGCTTCCGATATTTTGCACGAATTATCTAAATATAAAAATTTCGGAGTACGCACTTTTCAGGCAGAAGATGAGATAGCAGCAATTTGCAGTGCTATTGGAGCAAGTTTTGGCGGTGCCTTGGGAATTACTGCCTCGTCAGGTCCGGGTATAGCCTTAAAGGGCGAAGCTATGGGCCTTGCAGTCATGCTCGAATTACCTTTGGTAATTTGCAATATACAACGTGGTGGACCCTCTACCGGCCTGCCAACCAAAACCGAACAAAGCGATTTGTTGCAAGCCATGTATGGCCGCAATGGAGAAGCACCTATGCCTGTGATAGCTGCATCAACACCAGCCGATTGCTTTCATGTAGCATTAGAAGCTTGCCGCATAGCAGTTGAGTTTATGACCCCGGTAATGTTACTTAGCGATGGTTACATTGCAAATGGAGCCGAACCATGGCAGTTTCCGCAACAAAAAGATTTGCCCGCTATAAACGTTTCTTTTTTACAAGAGAAAAATGGGGATAAATTTTTGCCATACAAGCGTGATGAAAAGCTATCACGTCCTTGGGCAATTCCCGGCACTCCGGGCTTAGAGCATCGCATTGGTGGATTAGAAAAACAACACGAAACAGGAAACATTAGTTACGACAATGAGAATCATGAGTTCATGGTAAAATTGCGTCAGAGTAAGGTTGATAAAGTGGCCGATTATATTCCGTTGCAAAAAATGGATAATGGAAATGAAAAAGGAAAATTGCTGGTAGTTGGTTGGGGAAGCACCTATGGCGCCATAAAAAGTGCAGTATTGCAGGCGCGTGCCAAAGGATACGATGTTAGTCATGCACATATAAAATACATTTCGCCTTTCCCAAAAAACTTAGGAGAGTTGTTTTATAATTTCGAAAAAATACTTGTTCCCGAAATGAACACAGGGCAATTAATCATGATGATTCGCAGTAAATTCCTGGTGCCTGCTGTTGGGTTAAATAAAATAAAAGGAATTCCATTTGAAGCAGGTGAGATTTTAAATAAAATAGAAGAAATGATAGGGCAATAA
- a CDS encoding redoxin domain-containing protein, with protein MSLKIGDKVPAFSMFDSQKKEFNNDTINGKKALFLFVPAAFTSVCTKEFCGVRDDIAYYNNLNAVVVGISTDSLFTLARWKEEQAMNFILASDYNKEVTAAFGVAYDVFAFGMRGTSKRSAFVINEQGVVTYAEVLDNASEVPDFEKIKAALEL; from the coding sequence ATGAGTTTAAAAATTGGTGATAAGGTGCCAGCCTTTTCTATGTTCGATAGTCAAAAAAAGGAATTTAACAACGATACTATAAATGGGAAGAAAGCCCTTTTCTTGTTTGTTCCAGCCGCTTTTACAAGTGTATGTACCAAAGAGTTTTGTGGCGTGCGCGATGATATTGCCTACTATAATAACCTGAATGCAGTCGTAGTAGGAATTTCTACCGATAGCCTTTTTACGCTAGCACGGTGGAAAGAAGAACAAGCTATGAATTTTATCTTAGCAAGTGACTACAATAAGGAGGTAACCGCAGCCTTTGGAGTAGCCTACGATGTATTTGCCTTTGGCATGCGCGGTACCAGCAAGCGTTCGGCTTTTGTTATCAATGAACAAGGGGTAGTAACATATGCTGAAGTATTAGATAACGCCAGTGAGGTGCCCGATTTTGAAAAAATAAAGGCGGCACTCGAGTTATAA